The proteins below come from a single Agromyces flavus genomic window:
- the glpK gene encoding glycerol kinase GlpK, with protein sequence MADYVLAIDQGTTSSRAIIFDRAGSIVSTGQLEHEQIFPKAGWVEHDPAEIWRNTGEVIGQALGKANLTRHDIAAVGITNQRETAVVWDRTTGEPVYNAIVWQDTRTQPIVDRLAADGGVERFKDTVGLPLATYFSGTKIVWILENVPGARERAEAGDLLFGTTDTWVLWNLTGGVEGGVHATDVTNASRTMFMDLETLQWDDEILAAFGVPRSMLPEIRSSSEVYGVANEHSLLRETPIAGILGDQQAATFGQAAFDVGEAKNTYGTGNFLIFNTGEEIVHSKNGLLTTVGYKLGDQPVHYALEGSIAVTGSLVQWLRDNLGLISSAAEVEELAKSVEDNGGAYFVPAFSGLFAPYWRPDARGALVGLTRYVQKGHIARAALEAIAFQTRDVVDAVNADAGIDLTELRVDGGATSNDTLLQFQADILGVPVVRPVVAETTALGAAYAAGLAVGFWADLDDLAKNWQEDRRWEPSMDEAEQGRLLRNWRKAVTKTLDWVDDDVR encoded by the coding sequence ATGGCTGACTACGTCCTCGCGATCGACCAGGGCACCACCTCGTCGCGTGCGATCATCTTCGACAGGGCCGGATCGATCGTCTCGACCGGGCAACTCGAGCACGAGCAGATCTTCCCGAAGGCCGGTTGGGTCGAGCACGACCCCGCCGAGATCTGGCGCAACACGGGCGAGGTCATCGGCCAGGCCCTCGGCAAGGCGAATCTGACCCGCCACGACATCGCCGCGGTCGGCATCACCAACCAGCGCGAGACGGCGGTGGTCTGGGATCGCACGACCGGCGAGCCCGTCTACAACGCGATCGTCTGGCAGGACACGCGCACGCAGCCCATCGTCGATCGCCTCGCCGCCGACGGCGGCGTCGAGCGGTTCAAGGACACGGTGGGCCTGCCGCTGGCCACCTACTTCTCGGGCACCAAGATCGTGTGGATCCTCGAGAACGTGCCCGGGGCGCGCGAGAGGGCCGAGGCGGGCGACCTGCTCTTCGGAACGACCGACACCTGGGTGCTGTGGAACCTCACGGGCGGCGTCGAGGGCGGCGTGCACGCGACGGATGTCACGAACGCCAGCCGCACGATGTTCATGGACCTCGAGACCCTCCAGTGGGACGACGAGATCCTCGCCGCGTTCGGCGTCCCGCGCTCGATGCTCCCGGAGATCAGGTCGTCGTCGGAGGTGTACGGCGTCGCGAACGAGCACTCGCTGCTGCGCGAGACGCCGATCGCCGGCATCCTCGGCGACCAGCAGGCGGCGACCTTCGGCCAGGCCGCGTTCGACGTGGGCGAGGCGAAGAACACGTACGGCACGGGCAACTTCCTCATCTTCAACACGGGCGAGGAGATCGTCCACTCGAAGAACGGGCTGCTCACCACGGTGGGCTACAAGCTCGGCGACCAGCCCGTGCACTACGCGCTCGAGGGATCGATCGCGGTGACGGGCTCGCTCGTGCAGTGGCTGCGCGACAACCTCGGGCTCATCTCGTCGGCCGCCGAGGTCGAGGAGCTCGCGAAGTCGGTGGAGGACAACGGCGGCGCGTACTTCGTGCCGGCCTTCTCGGGGCTCTTCGCCCCGTACTGGCGTCCGGACGCGCGGGGCGCGCTCGTGGGCCTGACCCGCTACGTGCAGAAGGGGCACATCGCGCGGGCGGCACTCGAGGCGATCGCGTTCCAGACGCGCGACGTCGTGGACGCCGTGAACGCCGATGCGGGGATCGACCTCACGGAACTTCGCGTCGACGGCGGGGCGACGTCCAACGACACGCTGCTGCAGTTCCAGGCCGACATCCTCGGCGTGCCGGTCGTGCGACCGGTCGTCGCCGAGACGACCGCGCTGGGCGCCGCCTACGCGGCCGGCCTCGCGGTCGGCTTCTGGGCCGACCTCGACGACCTTGCCAAGAACTGGCAGGAGGATCGTCGTTGGGAGCCCTCGATGGACGAGGCCGAGCAGGGCCGGCTGCTGCGCAACTGGCGGAAGGCCGTCACGAAGACCCTCGACTGGGTCGACGACGACGTGCGCTGA
- a CDS encoding MIP/aquaporin family protein, with translation MDTLGVVFLSELVGTAMLVLLGCGVVANVALAKNKGLNGGFLMVNFGWGLAVFAGVIVAYASGAHLNPAVTLGLVANGATEFGNPAFGTGVPVDVLSVLTYIGAQLLGAFLGAVVAWLAYKQHFDAEPEPANKLGVFSTGPAIRSYGWNLVTEIIGTFVLVFVVIGFGRQGDASGLAALGALPVALLVVGIGASLGGPTGYAINPARDLGPRIAHAILPIAGKGGSDWSYSWVPVVGPIVGGLLAGWVAIPLLPLLG, from the coding sequence GTGGACACTCTCGGTGTCGTGTTCCTGTCGGAACTCGTCGGCACGGCCATGCTCGTGCTGCTCGGCTGCGGCGTCGTCGCCAACGTCGCGCTCGCCAAGAACAAGGGACTCAACGGCGGGTTCCTGATGGTGAACTTCGGCTGGGGCCTCGCCGTCTTCGCCGGCGTCATCGTCGCCTACGCCTCGGGCGCGCACCTGAACCCGGCCGTGACCCTCGGGCTCGTCGCGAACGGCGCGACCGAGTTCGGCAACCCCGCCTTCGGAACGGGCGTGCCGGTCGACGTGCTCTCGGTGCTCACCTACATCGGCGCCCAGCTGCTCGGTGCGTTCCTCGGCGCCGTCGTGGCCTGGCTCGCCTACAAGCAGCACTTCGACGCCGAGCCCGAGCCCGCGAACAAGCTCGGCGTCTTCTCGACCGGCCCCGCCATCCGCTCGTACGGATGGAACCTCGTCACCGAGATCATCGGCACGTTCGTGCTCGTCTTCGTCGTCATCGGCTTCGGCCGCCAGGGCGACGCCTCGGGCCTGGCGGCGCTCGGCGCGCTGCCCGTCGCACTCCTCGTGGTCGGCATCGGCGCCTCACTCGGCGGTCCGACCGGGTACGCGATCAATCCGGCCCGCGACCTCGGCCCGCGCATCGCGCACGCCATCCTCCCCATCGCCGGCAAGGGCGGCAGCGACTGGTCCTACTCCTGGGTTCCGGTCGTCGGCCCGATCGTCGGCGGCCTGCTCGCCGGCTGGGTCGCGATCCCGCTCCTGCCGCTCCTCGGCTGA